The following coding sequences are from one Kwoniella bestiolae CBS 10118 chromosome 2, complete sequence window:
- a CDS encoding chaperone DnaJ, whose amino-acid sequence MPPRLPTRAFTALPFSQQAVASSSTLPPPPVQGKHHRRTASPRSSPTQCFSTIRGRSPGQAERRRSFHSTPVHRASAKNPYDVLGVKKDASASEIKKSYYQLAKKWHPDSSKEKDAKEKFHEIQSAYDILSDDSKRQAYDRYGSASTQEGFDPNGFASGAGGFGGFQGFGGFGGGPGGNAGDLFEQLFGSAFGAGARQGGGPFGGSAGGARSRPVRGDDLEASINLSFLEACNGSSKKVTITPVVDCKPCSGSGLKAGEKKKQCTTCRGTGQQTFQVQGMYMASTCQACGGAGETIPKSARCGECDGVGKIKERKSVDVEIPAGVEDGMMIRIPSQGDMPLSSAGGPPGDLLVRVSVSPSSVFRRQGTNLYHDAKVPLHVALLGGIIRIPTLEGDVDVKVKGGTQNGEEAVLRGRGVKSVYASRARNERGDLIVGWKIQIPRSLSPNQKKILQAYADDVEGRPTNITFTTPNGETTSPYSPNHNFERPYRPSTPPSSPYQEPSSPRKSRDEPIDPEQHGSTDSSFGGKVASAVGGAIGWLEKLLGRR is encoded by the exons ATGCCCCCCAGACTACCTACCAGAGCATTCACAgctctccccttctcccaacAGGCAGTGGCAAGTTCCTCTACCCTACCTCCCCCGCCTGTCCAGGGCAAACATCATCGCAGGACTGCCAGTCCTAGATCATCACCTACCCAATGTTTTAGTACTATCAGAGGAAGGTCTCCAGGCCAAGCTGAAAGAAGG AGATCATTCCACTCCACTCCTGTACATCGAGCGTCTGCTAAGAACCCCTATGATGTGTTGGGTGTGAAGAAGGACGCTAGTGCCTCGGAGATCAAGAAGTCATACTATCAG CTCGCGAAGAAATGGCATCCCGATTCAAgcaaagagaaagatgcTAAAGAGAAGTTTCATGAGATTCAATCTGCATATGAT ATCCTATCCGACGACAGCAAGCGACAAGCCTACGACCGATACGGTTCCGCCTCGACTCAAGAGGGCTTCGACCCCAATGGCTTCGCCAGTGGCGCCggtggatttggtgggtTCCAGGGCTTCGGTGGCTTCGGAGGTGGTCCAGGTGGAAATGCAGGAGACCTATTCGAGCAGTTATTCGGATCCGCCTTCGGTGCTGGAGCTCGTCAAGGTGGAGGTCCATTCGGCGGATCAGCAGGTGGAGCGAGATCAAGGCCTGTCAGAGGGGATGATCTGGAAGCATCCATAAATCTATCATTTTTGGAAGCTTGTAATGGATCGAGCAAGAAGGTTACGATTACTCCCGTGGTGGATTGTAAGCCGTGTTCAGGGAGTGGGCTGAAAGCTggagaaaagaagaaacagTGTACCACCTGTCGAGGAACAGGTCAACAGACCTTCCAAGTCCAGGGGATGTACATGGCTTCTACCTGTCAGGCATGTGGTGGAGCTGGAGAGACTATACCAAAAAGTGCAAGATGTGGGGAATGTGATGGAGTGGGAAAGATAAAGGAAAGGAAATCTGTAGATGTGGAGATTCCAGCTGGAGTagaagatggaatgatgatTAGGATACCATCCCAGGGGGATATGCCcctttcttctgctggtGGTCCACCTGGTGATTTACTGGTCAGAGTCTCGGTCAGCCCTTCAAGTGTTTTCAGAAGACAGGGGACGAATCTGTATCATGATGCGAAGGTACCGCTACATGTTGCGTTACTCGGTGGAATCATCAGGATACCGACGTTGGAGGGAGACGTGGATGTCAAAGTTAAGGGAGGGACGCAGAATGGTGAAGAAGCTGTattgaggggaaggggtgtGAAGTCCGTTTATGCGAGTAGAGCAAGGAATGAGAGAGGTGATTTGATTGTAGGGTGGAAGATACAAATACCTAG ATCCCTCTCACCGAACCAGAAGAAAATCCTCCAAGCCTACGCAGATGACGTAGAAGGTCGACCAACCAATATAACATTCACGACTCCAAATGGTGAGACTACTTCCCCTTATAGTCCGAACCATAATTTCGAGCGGCCCTATCGTCCATCCACTccgccctcctctccctatcaAGAGCCGTCTTCGCCTCGAAAGAGCAGGGACGAGCCGATAGATCCAGAACAACATGGGTCTACTGACTCGTCTTTTGGCGGGAAGGTGGCTTCAGCAGTGGGCGGGGCGATAGGATGGCTAGAGAAATTATTGGGAAGGCGGTGA